The following are from one region of the Pseudohongiella spirulinae genome:
- the hemB gene encoding porphobilinogen synthase: MSDLNLFLANRMRRMRRDEFSRRLMRETRLTTDDLIFPMFIVEGSGQRQEIPSMPDIVRFSIDELLKEAAELVELGIPAIALFPSPAQDTKTLTGEEAWNPDGLVQRAVRALKSEFPQLGIITDVALDPYTTHGQDGIIDESGYVLNDETVEALVKQALSQAEAGADVVAPSDMMDGRIGAIREALEDHGFIYTRIMAYSAKYASSYYGPFRDAVGSSGNLGSGNKYTYQMDVSNSDEALHEVSLDLAEGADMVMVKPGMPYLDIVRRVKDEFGAPTMVYQVSGEYAMHMAAARNGWLDEDAVAMESLVCIKRAGADAILTYFAKKAARLLQST, from the coding sequence GTGTCTGATCTTAACCTGTTTCTGGCCAACCGTATGCGACGCATGCGTCGTGATGAGTTCAGCCGTCGTCTGATGCGCGAAACCCGACTGACCACCGACGATCTGATTTTCCCCATGTTTATCGTCGAGGGCAGCGGCCAGCGTCAGGAAATTCCCTCCATGCCCGACATCGTTCGTTTCAGCATTGACGAGCTGCTCAAAGAAGCAGCGGAACTGGTTGAACTGGGTATACCGGCCATCGCCTTGTTCCCTTCGCCTGCCCAGGATACAAAAACGCTGACCGGCGAAGAGGCCTGGAATCCGGACGGCCTGGTACAGCGCGCCGTCAGAGCGTTAAAGTCAGAGTTTCCTCAACTGGGCATCATAACCGATGTCGCGCTCGATCCTTATACGACACACGGACAGGACGGGATCATTGATGAAAGCGGATATGTGCTTAACGATGAAACCGTCGAAGCACTGGTAAAGCAGGCCCTGTCCCAGGCCGAAGCCGGGGCTGACGTTGTCGCGCCTTCTGACATGATGGACGGGCGCATAGGCGCCATCCGCGAAGCGCTTGAAGACCATGGCTTTATCTACACGCGCATTATGGCGTACTCCGCCAAATACGCATCAAGCTACTATGGCCCATTCCGTGACGCCGTTGGTTCCAGTGGCAACCTGGGCAGCGGCAACAAATACACCTACCAGATGGATGTCAGTAACAGTGATGAGGCGCTGCACGAAGTCAGCCTCGACCTGGCTGAGGGCGCCGATATGGTAATGGTTAAACCGGGCATGCCCTATCTGGACATTGTTCGACGGGTGAAGGACGAATTTGGCGCACCAACCATGGTGTATCAGGTCAGCGGCGAGTACGCCATGCATATGGCGGCAGCGCGCAACGGCTGGCTGGACGAAGATGCGGTTGCCATGGAATCACTGGTCTGCATCAAGCGCGCGGGCGCTGATGCCATTCTGACCTATTTCGCCAAAAAGGCTGCCCGACTTCTGCAAAGCACTTGA
- a CDS encoding uroporphyrinogen-III synthase, with protein sequence MSGDQQLAGLTVLLTRPAGRSDSLARAIEQRGGRVCEMPLIEIEPVSEPELHEQIKARIIDLDRYEMAIFVSTNAARLGMEWIDSYWPQLPKGLSAYAVGPTTAETLQAFSWPVYCSDKGVTSEDLLALPGLKNIHGQRVALFRGVGGRELIAETLRERGAQVDYIELYHRHTPDYTSDAVAEMITECHVNAIVVTSAQILDVLLHSLHHKLDVVQTIPLLVPSERVRQRALDAGLSRVITTGGASDEFILRSLNELVLTAG encoded by the coding sequence ATGAGTGGAGATCAACAGCTTGCTGGCCTGACTGTGTTGCTCACTCGCCCGGCAGGGCGTTCTGATAGCCTGGCGCGCGCAATTGAGCAGCGGGGTGGTCGGGTCTGCGAAATGCCGCTTATCGAAATCGAGCCGGTCTCTGAGCCAGAGCTGCACGAGCAGATCAAAGCCCGGATTATCGATCTCGATAGATATGAGATGGCCATTTTTGTCAGTACCAATGCCGCCCGCCTTGGCATGGAGTGGATCGACAGCTACTGGCCGCAGTTGCCCAAAGGTTTGTCGGCTTATGCGGTTGGGCCAACGACCGCAGAAACGTTGCAAGCCTTCAGCTGGCCAGTCTATTGTTCTGACAAAGGAGTGACCAGCGAGGATCTGCTGGCGTTGCCGGGACTAAAAAATATTCACGGCCAGCGGGTAGCGCTATTCCGCGGCGTAGGTGGCCGCGAACTTATTGCAGAAACACTGCGTGAGCGAGGGGCGCAGGTCGACTACATTGAGTTGTATCATCGCCACACACCCGACTACACAAGTGATGCGGTGGCGGAAATGATTACTGAATGTCATGTTAACGCTATAGTTGTGACGAGTGCACAGATTCTTGATGTCTTGCTGCACTCGCTGCATCACAAGCTGGACGTGGTGCAGACCATACCGTTGCTGGTGCCTTCAGAAAGGGTGCGTCAGCGTGCTCTGGATGCGGGTCTGAGTCGTGTGATCACGACAGGTGGTGCCAGCGACGAATTTATTTTGCGCAGTCTCAATGAGCTGGTTTTGACTGCAGGGTAA
- a CDS encoding heme biosynthesis HemY N-terminal domain-containing protein has product MKKTFFLVLLALVAGVALAIQLTRDPGYILIAYGNHTFETSLFALLVAVILLVVLFKLLVSLLRWLNPMRWFRSGDSGRL; this is encoded by the coding sequence ATGAAGAAGACCTTCTTTCTGGTTTTGCTTGCACTGGTGGCCGGCGTGGCTTTGGCCATCCAGCTGACCCGCGATCCCGGCTACATCCTGATCGCTTACGGCAACCACACCTTCGAAACCAGCCTGTTTGCTCTATTGGTTGCGGTGATACTGCTGGTGGTGCTGTTCAAGCTGCTCGTCAGCTTGCTGAGGTGGTTGAACCCGATGCGCTGGTTCAGATCCGGCGACAGCGGCCGTCTCTGA
- the hemC gene encoding hydroxymethylbilane synthase — MSSNVIRIATRRSPLALWQAEYVRDELMARNPDLQVELVGIATRGDKILDTPLAKIGGKALFVKELEVAMLEGEADIAVHSMKDVPMEFPDGLFLPVICPREDPRDAFVSNHYASVEELPQGARVGTASLRRQCQLKERRPDLQIGTLRGNVGTRLGKLDSGEFDAIVLAAAGLLRLKLESRIAQFIPDQLSLPAGGQGAVGIECRNNDQRVIDLLSPLHDQDTADRVLCERAMNRRLQGGCQVPIACYAELQGDDLFLRGLVGEPDGSRVLRTEQRGHRSDAEAIGIAAAEELLAQGADKILAELYAEQ; from the coding sequence ATGAGTTCGAATGTGATTCGCATAGCAACCCGCCGCAGCCCGCTGGCGCTGTGGCAGGCCGAGTATGTGCGCGATGAGTTGATGGCACGCAATCCCGATTTGCAGGTGGAGTTGGTTGGTATAGCAACCCGGGGCGACAAGATCCTGGATACTCCGCTGGCGAAAATTGGTGGCAAGGCCCTGTTTGTGAAAGAGCTGGAAGTGGCCATGTTAGAGGGTGAGGCTGATATTGCCGTGCACTCAATGAAAGATGTGCCCATGGAGTTCCCTGACGGTCTGTTTCTGCCGGTCATCTGTCCGCGGGAAGACCCGCGTGACGCCTTTGTCTCGAACCACTATGCCAGTGTGGAGGAGCTGCCGCAGGGCGCCCGAGTTGGTACCGCCAGTTTGCGCCGTCAGTGCCAACTGAAAGAGCGTCGCCCGGATTTGCAGATTGGGACCTTGCGGGGCAATGTCGGCACCCGTCTGGGCAAACTGGACAGCGGAGAATTTGATGCCATTGTGCTGGCAGCCGCAGGTCTGTTGCGACTGAAGCTGGAGTCGCGCATTGCCCAGTTTATTCCCGATCAGCTCTCCCTGCCGGCCGGTGGCCAGGGCGCTGTGGGTATCGAATGTCGCAATAATGACCAACGAGTGATTGACCTGCTGAGTCCGCTACACGATCAGGATACCGCTGATCGTGTTTTGTGCGAGCGTGCCATGAACCGCCGATTGCAGGGTGGCTGTCAGGTGCCAATCGCCTGTTATGCCGAGCTGCAGGGAGATGATCTGTTTCTGCGTGGATTGGTCGGCGAACCGGACGGTAGCCGGGTACTGCGCACAGAACAGCGCGGCCATCGCAGCGATGCGGAGGCAATTGGCATTGCGGCGGCGGAAGAGTTGCTGGCGCAGGGGGCTGACAAAATACTGGCAGAGTTATACGCTGAGCAATAG
- the rho gene encoding transcription termination factor Rho has translation MNLTDLKTQPIAKLLETAQEMGLENLSRTRKQDIIFAILKKHAKNGEDISGDGVLEILQDGFGFLRSADSSYLAGPDDIYVSPSQIRRFNLRTGDTISGKIRPPKDGERYFALLKISEVNFAKPENSKQKILFENLTPLFPTERLRLELGNGSTEDLSARIIDLTAPIGKGQRGLIVSPPKAGKTLLLQNIAQSITRNNPECRLIVLLIDERPEEVTDMQRSVRGEVVASTFDEPPARHVQVAEMVIEKAKRLVEHKEDVVILLDSITRLARAYNTIVPSSGKVLTGGVDAHALERPKRFFGAARNLEEGGSLTIIATALVETGSKMDEVIYEEFKGTGNMEIHLDRKIAEKRIYPAINVRRSGTRREELLTGEEELQRMWILRKILSSMEDVQAAEFIIDKLKDSKTNEEFFNMMKRK, from the coding sequence ATGAATCTCACCGACCTCAAAACCCAACCTATCGCCAAATTGCTCGAAACTGCCCAGGAAATGGGACTGGAAAACCTCTCCCGGACCCGTAAGCAAGACATCATTTTTGCCATCCTCAAGAAACACGCCAAAAATGGCGAGGATATCAGCGGCGATGGTGTGCTTGAAATCCTGCAGGACGGCTTTGGTTTTCTGAGGTCAGCAGATTCATCCTATCTGGCCGGCCCCGATGATATTTATGTCTCGCCCAGCCAGATACGCCGCTTTAATCTACGAACCGGCGACACGATTTCGGGCAAGATTCGCCCACCCAAAGATGGTGAACGTTACTTCGCCCTGCTCAAGATCTCTGAAGTCAACTTTGCAAAACCCGAAAATTCCAAGCAAAAAATTCTGTTTGAAAACCTCACCCCACTGTTCCCCACTGAGCGCCTGCGACTGGAGCTCGGTAACGGCAGTACCGAAGATCTCAGCGCCCGCATTATTGACCTGACAGCCCCCATCGGCAAAGGCCAGCGCGGCCTGATCGTATCGCCACCCAAAGCCGGTAAAACTCTGTTGCTGCAGAACATCGCGCAGTCCATTACCCGCAATAATCCGGAATGTCGCCTGATCGTTCTGTTGATTGATGAACGCCCGGAAGAAGTCACCGACATGCAGCGCTCAGTGCGAGGCGAAGTGGTTGCCAGCACCTTCGACGAACCGCCGGCACGACACGTTCAGGTGGCAGAAATGGTGATCGAGAAAGCCAAGCGCCTGGTCGAACACAAAGAAGATGTCGTGATACTGCTCGACTCTATCACTCGCCTGGCACGCGCCTACAACACCATCGTGCCGTCTTCAGGCAAAGTTCTGACCGGTGGTGTGGACGCCCACGCACTGGAGCGCCCCAAGCGCTTTTTTGGTGCCGCACGTAACCTGGAAGAAGGCGGCAGCCTGACGATCATTGCAACCGCCCTGGTAGAAACCGGTTCCAAAATGGACGAAGTTATCTACGAAGAATTCAAGGGAACGGGCAACATGGAGATCCATCTGGATCGCAAGATTGCCGAAAAACGCATCTACCCGGCCATTAATGTGCGCCGCTCCGGCACACGCCGCGAGGAACTGCTGACTGGCGAAGAAGAGCTGCAACGCATGTGGATTCTGCGCAAGATCCTCAGCTCCATGGAAGATGTACAGGCAGCTGAATTCATCATTGACAAGCTGAAGGATAGCAAGACCAATGAAGAATTCTTCAACATGATGAAAAGAAAGTAA
- a CDS encoding uroporphyrinogen-III C-methyltransferase, translating to MSKEEQGKPVDTSQVLNEIGRLNQAPRRASRVPVWPLLLLFMVVLALSAGGGWFVYQQWLAQQSYEQTFTQLREDNQLLRQQLADAQQAMDADFEAQLNRMRDSEAVLQQTLADVDAAEQRDEQRLNRLQQQISRDMQDVSGVVTALQGQVANLQRRDLRWLSAEAAYLMRLAQRKLVMEADVASTLLLLNTIDELLAQQESVLATTARQNVQQDIRALQETRLPNRVAVAEQLIALGDRLQQLSFASSQQDAYVDGVQQQWQQGRTSVDGVQQSWLNAALDLLRTVFVWREVDRSQPAFLQPDQEQLLKQQMMLQLEQARLAVVQADEAMYQQALRQLGNVITRYVDEGNPRAQAMLAELETLNQAQLSAELPDLSVTASLINQLASASAAADSQE from the coding sequence ATGTCCAAAGAAGAGCAAGGCAAGCCTGTTGATACATCTCAGGTGTTGAACGAAATCGGTCGGCTGAATCAGGCGCCCAGACGGGCATCGCGCGTACCGGTCTGGCCGTTGTTGTTGCTGTTTATGGTGGTACTTGCCCTGAGCGCTGGCGGCGGCTGGTTTGTCTATCAACAATGGCTTGCGCAGCAAAGTTATGAACAGACGTTTACGCAATTACGCGAGGACAATCAGCTGCTCAGACAGCAACTGGCTGATGCGCAGCAGGCAATGGATGCGGATTTCGAGGCGCAGCTGAACCGAATGCGTGACAGTGAAGCGGTGTTGCAGCAGACACTGGCTGATGTGGATGCGGCTGAGCAGCGTGACGAGCAGCGTCTGAATCGTCTGCAGCAGCAGATCAGCCGCGATATGCAGGACGTGTCTGGCGTAGTGACTGCGCTGCAGGGACAGGTGGCGAACCTGCAACGGCGCGATTTGCGTTGGTTAAGTGCCGAGGCGGCCTATCTGATGCGGCTGGCGCAACGCAAACTGGTCATGGAAGCTGATGTGGCGTCGACACTGCTGCTGCTCAATACCATTGATGAGCTGCTGGCGCAGCAGGAAAGTGTCCTGGCCACCACCGCACGGCAGAATGTACAACAGGATATCCGCGCGCTGCAGGAAACTCGCTTGCCCAATAGAGTTGCAGTCGCAGAACAGTTAATTGCACTGGGCGATCGCCTGCAACAATTATCTTTCGCTTCGTCTCAGCAGGACGCCTATGTTGATGGTGTTCAGCAGCAATGGCAACAAGGGCGGACGAGTGTCGACGGTGTTCAGCAGAGCTGGCTGAATGCCGCTCTTGATCTGCTGCGGACTGTATTCGTGTGGCGCGAAGTAGATCGCAGCCAGCCGGCCTTTCTGCAGCCGGATCAGGAACAATTGCTGAAACAACAGATGATGCTGCAACTGGAACAGGCACGACTGGCAGTGGTGCAGGCAGATGAAGCGATGTATCAGCAGGCGTTGCGGCAGCTGGGCAATGTCATCACCCGTTATGTGGATGAGGGTAATCCCCGGGCGCAGGCAATGCTGGCCGAACTTGAAACGCTCAATCAGGCACAGCTCAGCGCAGAGCTGCCTGATTTGAGCGTCACCGCCAGCCTGATCAACCAACTGGCTTCGGCTTCCGCTGCCGCGGACAGTCAGGAGTAA
- the ubiD gene encoding 4-hydroxy-3-polyprenylbenzoate decarboxylase: protein MAFKDLREFIALLEAEGELKRITVPVDPVLEITEICDRTLRAGGPALLFENPKGSDIPLLGNLFGNTRRIALAMGQQDVEGLRDVGKLMAFLKEPTPPKGWRDIWENLPTWKKVLNIAPNVRKNAPCQEVVIDESDVDLFKLPVQTCWPGDAGPLVTWPLVITRGPEKERQNLGIYRMQLIGRNRLIMRWLSHRGGALDFRDWQLKHPGEGFPVSIAIGADPATILATVTPVPDTLSEYAFAGLLRGSKTEVVKCLTNDLQVPASAEFVLEGVIEPGDMADEGPFGDHTGYYNEVDSFPVFTVKKITHRKDPIYHSTYTGRPPDEPAMLGVALNEVFVPLLQKQYPEIIDFYLPPEGCSYRLAVVSIRKQYAGHAKRVMMGVWSFLRQFMYTKFVIVVDEDVNIRDWNDVIWAITTRMDPTRDTVLIDNTPIDYLDFASPVSGLGSKMGLDATNKWPGETDREWGTPITMDADVKNRIDDLWDQLGI, encoded by the coding sequence ATGGCATTCAAAGATCTTCGGGAATTTATTGCGCTACTGGAAGCTGAGGGCGAGCTGAAGCGGATCACGGTACCAGTGGATCCGGTGCTGGAGATAACCGAGATCTGTGATCGCACCCTGCGTGCTGGCGGCCCGGCTTTGCTGTTTGAGAATCCGAAAGGATCAGACATTCCCCTGCTGGGTAATCTGTTTGGCAATACGCGCCGCATTGCGCTGGCCATGGGGCAGCAAGATGTTGAAGGCCTGCGTGATGTCGGCAAACTGATGGCTTTCCTGAAAGAACCGACCCCACCGAAAGGCTGGCGTGATATCTGGGAGAATCTGCCCACCTGGAAAAAAGTGCTGAATATTGCACCTAATGTCCGCAAGAATGCACCCTGTCAGGAAGTTGTGATCGACGAATCAGATGTCGATCTATTCAAGTTACCCGTACAAACCTGCTGGCCGGGCGATGCCGGACCACTGGTCACCTGGCCACTGGTGATTACACGTGGGCCGGAAAAAGAACGACAGAATCTGGGCATTTACCGCATGCAGCTGATCGGCCGAAACAGGCTGATCATGCGCTGGCTTTCCCATCGCGGCGGAGCGTTGGATTTCCGCGACTGGCAGCTCAAACACCCTGGCGAAGGCTTCCCGGTGTCAATTGCCATTGGTGCTGACCCTGCAACCATACTTGCAACTGTGACACCTGTCCCGGACACTTTGTCTGAATACGCCTTCGCTGGCCTGTTGCGCGGCAGCAAAACAGAGGTTGTAAAATGCCTGACTAACGATTTACAGGTACCGGCCAGCGCCGAGTTTGTATTGGAAGGCGTCATCGAGCCTGGTGATATGGCCGACGAAGGTCCTTTCGGCGATCACACCGGTTATTACAATGAAGTTGACAGCTTTCCGGTATTTACGGTCAAAAAAATTACTCACCGCAAAGACCCGATTTATCACAGCACTTATACTGGCCGGCCGCCAGACGAACCCGCCATGCTGGGCGTGGCATTAAACGAAGTATTTGTGCCGCTTCTACAGAAACAGTATCCCGAAATCATCGACTTCTACCTGCCGCCAGAAGGCTGTTCCTATCGCCTGGCCGTAGTCAGCATTCGCAAACAGTATGCCGGCCATGCCAAGCGCGTCATGATGGGTGTCTGGTCTTTCCTGCGCCAGTTCATGTACACCAAATTTGTGATCGTGGTTGATGAAGACGTCAACATCCGCGACTGGAACGATGTTATCTGGGCAATTACCACCCGCATGGATCCAACGCGCGACACGGTGCTGATCGACAACACCCCCATCGACTACCTGGACTTTGCCTCACCGGTTTCTGGCCTTGGCTCAAAGATGGGCCTGGACGCCACCAACAAGTGGCCAGGCGAAACTGACCGCGAATGGGGCACGCCAATCACCATGGACGCAGACGTAAAAAATCGCATCGACGACCTGTGGGATCAGCTGGGCATCTGA
- the trxA gene encoding thioredoxin TrxA, translated as MSDKIVHTTDASFEQDVLKADGPVMVDFWAEWCGPCKMIAPVLDELADEYDGKLTICKLNIDSNTETAPRFGVRGIPTLIVFKNGQVAGTKVGALSKSQLAAFIDSVI; from the coding sequence ATGAGCGACAAAATCGTTCACACTACCGATGCAAGTTTCGAGCAGGACGTCCTGAAAGCTGACGGCCCGGTCATGGTTGATTTCTGGGCAGAATGGTGCGGCCCCTGCAAAATGATTGCGCCGGTACTGGATGAGCTTGCTGACGAGTATGACGGCAAACTGACTATCTGCAAGCTGAATATCGATTCTAATACCGAAACAGCGCCACGCTTTGGCGTGCGGGGCATCCCAACACTGATCGTCTTCAAGAACGGCCAGGTAGCTGGCACAAAAGTCGGCGCCCTGTCCAAATCACAGCTGGCTGCGTTTATTGACAGCGTTATTTAA
- a CDS encoding FAD-dependent oxidoreductase, translated as MSKARIIVLVALLAAVVAYLQFDLGQYLTLAYMQSQLDAMRDFTADNLWLSAGVYFLLYVVITALSVPGAAVMTLLGGAIFGFGLGLLLVSFASSIGATLAFLVARLLLRDWVQSRFGSSLKAINAGIERDGAFYLFTLRMIPVFPFFLINLVMGLTPIKTLTFYWISQVGMLLGTAVYVNAGVELGQLSSLSGLLNTSLIFSFVLLAMLPWLGRGLINMLRRRRAFARFTRPKQFDTNMVVIGAGSGGLVASIIAAGAKAKVTLIEKHKMGGDCLNTGCVPSKTLIASAKVADTVRNAEKFGLKNAHVEVDFKAVMARVQQVIKTIEPHDSVERFTSLGVDCVQGEAYIRSPWEVEVNGQIIRTRAIVVATGARPLVPDFPGLDQVEFVHSDNIWELDELPARFLVLGGGPIGCELAQSFARLGSQVTLLDQAEHLMGREDTEVSEFVEARFRQQGINLLLGYGAESFGRDDDGQYLLSKTADGNEQRIHFDKVLIALGRKPNVSGFGLEEMDVALTSSGALQVDDTLSTSCPTIFACGDVAGPYQFTHMASFQAWYATLNALAGGLKKFRASYRVVPHATFTDPEVARVGLNEREAQAQGVDYEITRYELDHLDRALAEGYAHGFVKVLTVPGNDRILGATIVGSHAGELIGSFVFAMTHNMGLKTIGATTHIYPTMLEANRFAANAWRSARVPQKLMPVAEGFFRWLRH; from the coding sequence ATGTCAAAAGCCAGAATTATTGTCCTGGTGGCCTTGCTGGCTGCCGTTGTTGCTTACCTGCAATTTGACCTTGGCCAGTACCTGACCCTGGCATATATGCAGTCGCAGCTCGATGCGATGCGTGATTTTACCGCGGATAACCTCTGGCTCAGCGCCGGTGTGTATTTCCTGCTGTACGTTGTGATCACCGCGCTGTCAGTGCCCGGTGCGGCGGTCATGACGCTGCTGGGTGGCGCCATATTCGGATTCGGGCTGGGCTTGCTGCTGGTATCCTTCGCCAGCTCGATTGGTGCAACACTGGCATTTTTGGTGGCCCGCCTGTTGTTGCGCGACTGGGTGCAGAGTCGCTTTGGCAGCTCACTAAAGGCAATCAACGCCGGGATTGAGCGTGACGGCGCGTTTTACCTGTTTACTTTGCGCATGATACCGGTCTTCCCGTTTTTCCTGATCAATCTGGTGATGGGTTTGACGCCTATCAAGACTCTGACCTTCTACTGGATCAGCCAGGTTGGCATGCTGTTGGGCACGGCGGTTTATGTGAACGCGGGCGTGGAATTGGGTCAACTGAGTTCCTTGTCGGGCCTGTTGAACACTTCTCTGATTTTCTCGTTTGTACTGCTGGCCATGCTGCCCTGGCTGGGGCGTGGTCTGATCAATATGCTGAGGCGTCGCCGGGCCTTTGCACGGTTTACCCGACCCAAACAGTTCGATACCAACATGGTGGTGATTGGTGCAGGGTCGGGCGGTCTGGTGGCATCTATTATTGCTGCGGGTGCCAAGGCCAAAGTCACCTTGATAGAAAAACACAAAATGGGCGGTGACTGTCTGAATACCGGTTGTGTGCCCAGCAAAACGTTGATTGCCAGCGCCAAAGTGGCAGACACCGTGCGCAATGCAGAGAAGTTCGGCTTGAAAAATGCCCATGTCGAGGTGGATTTCAAGGCCGTCATGGCACGCGTTCAGCAGGTCATCAAAACCATTGAGCCGCACGATTCGGTGGAGCGTTTTACCTCGCTGGGTGTGGATTGTGTGCAAGGAGAGGCCTATATTCGTTCGCCCTGGGAAGTTGAGGTCAATGGTCAAATCATCCGTACCCGCGCCATCGTCGTGGCCACTGGTGCACGACCACTGGTGCCGGATTTTCCGGGGCTGGATCAGGTAGAGTTTGTTCACTCCGACAATATCTGGGAGTTGGATGAACTGCCGGCACGCTTTCTGGTGCTGGGTGGCGGCCCGATAGGCTGCGAACTGGCGCAGAGTTTTGCGCGTCTGGGTTCTCAGGTGACCCTGCTGGACCAGGCTGAACATCTGATGGGGCGGGAAGATACGGAGGTCAGTGAATTTGTCGAGGCGCGGTTCCGACAACAGGGCATCAACCTGCTGCTGGGGTATGGCGCGGAATCGTTCGGGCGTGATGATGACGGGCAATACCTGCTGAGTAAAACGGCCGATGGCAACGAGCAGCGTATTCACTTTGACAAGGTCCTGATTGCACTGGGTCGCAAACCCAATGTCAGCGGCTTTGGTCTGGAAGAAATGGATGTTGCCTTGACGTCGTCCGGCGCCTTGCAGGTCGATGATACCTTGAGCACCTCCTGCCCGACGATATTCGCCTGCGGTGATGTGGCTGGGCCTTATCAGTTTACCCACATGGCCTCATTTCAGGCCTGGTATGCCACACTGAATGCGCTGGCGGGAGGCCTGAAAAAATTTCGTGCCAGTTATCGTGTAGTGCCACATGCCACGTTTACCGATCCGGAGGTCGCGCGAGTCGGATTAAATGAGCGTGAGGCGCAGGCTCAGGGGGTTGATTATGAAATTACCCGCTACGAGCTGGACCATCTTGATCGTGCGCTGGCCGAAGGGTATGCCCATGGCTTTGTGAAAGTGCTCACCGTGCCGGGCAATGACAGAATTCTGGGAGCAACCATTGTCGGTTCGCACGCCGGTGAGCTGATTGGCAGTTTTGTGTTTGCCATGACCCACAATATGGGTTTAAAAACAATTGGTGCCACTACGCACATTTATCCGACCATGCTGGAGGCTAATCGTTTTGCGGCCAACGCCTGGCGCAGTGCGCGGGTGCCGCAGAAACTGATGCCGGTGGCAGAAGGATTCTTCCGCTGGTTACGACATTAA
- a CDS encoding flagellar basal body-associated FliL family protein produces the protein MSVRIRSLIAVLATLLAVGLSASALAQEESAPELSAEAEELGLPAGMDPDDPAAGMTDLIYYTLGPSFVTNYDGAGRLKYLKTDISVRIQPGTAPFLDQHLPYIRNRLVVLLSGQLEENLTSTDGKETLRRQALEQVRSALATVESQAIADRVVNLYFMSFVVQR, from the coding sequence ATGTCTGTCAGAATCAGAAGCCTGATTGCCGTTCTGGCTACTCTGCTGGCCGTTGGCCTTTCAGCATCAGCACTTGCCCAGGAAGAGTCTGCGCCCGAACTGTCCGCCGAGGCTGAAGAACTGGGATTGCCAGCAGGCATGGATCCAGACGACCCGGCAGCCGGAATGACTGATCTCATCTATTACACGCTGGGCCCCAGCTTTGTCACCAATTACGATGGTGCCGGTCGTCTGAAATACCTGAAAACAGACATCTCGGTGCGTATCCAACCGGGCACAGCCCCTTTCCTGGATCAGCATCTGCCCTATATCCGCAATCGTCTGGTTGTGCTCCTGTCTGGCCAGCTGGAAGAAAACCTGACTTCCACCGATGGCAAGGAGACTCTGCGTCGACAGGCGCTTGAGCAAGTCCGCAGTGCGCTGGCCACGGTAGAGTCACAGGCTATCGCAGACCGTGTCGTCAATCTGTATTTTATGTCCTTCGTGGTTCAGCGCTGA